In Carya illinoinensis cultivar Pawnee chromosome 9, C.illinoinensisPawnee_v1, whole genome shotgun sequence, the following are encoded in one genomic region:
- the LOC122277085 gene encoding uncharacterized protein LOC122277085, with translation MEEELHKLWKGFTLTEQESGLVRVEKDVTKVLVAKGKRCLLMMINADRVVNKEALRTTMSKVWRPEGWIQFKEVGNNGMLVEFQHESDKTKVLQGRPWSFDRSLVCLQEIDGQVPLNEVVFTKEPFWVQAHDMPMACMTKEVGMELFSGMEAILEVETDEGGCGWGCSLRAKVEVDITKPLIRGRFLTVDNVKRWIPFKYERLPAFCFACGSIKHVNLCSGTSRYNKQDESSQYGPWLRAIPVKPNVFVAKRYGGETTQKAHHNHQEGSSGTKTNEETQKPGIEKVVELSKEINLSRDVKNQRGTVVQEETFSAQVDDRGQENCKEPVEKQVGGKLKKEVLLDTRMKQEILFNTKKEGGPKQADCSLASQIRSLDNFMDQQIKALAENRQNKRWKRRARDRSVPLDSHLFIENSKNGGNKRKVEPGFLPVSKGNASKQLRISGPCGELKTEELVVAARQHHQHQ, from the coding sequence ATGGAGGAAGAGCTGCACAAGCTATGGAAGGGATTCACGTTAACAGAGCAGGAGTCGGGCTTAGTGAGGGTGGAAAAGGACGTGACAAAGGTCCTTGTAGCTAAAGGTAAGCGATGCCTCCTTATGATGATCAATGCGGATAGAGTGGTAAACAAAGAGGCCCTCAGAACCACTATGTCAAAGGTATGGAGACCTGAAGGATGGATCCAGTTCAAAGAAGTAGGAAATAATGGGATGCTGGTGGAATtccaacatgaaagtgataaaaCAAAGGTCCTGCAAGGGAGGCCATGGTCTTTCGATAGAAGCTTAGTGTGCCTTCAGGAGATTGATGGGCAGGTCCCACTAAATGAAGTAGTCTTCACCAAGGAACCCTTCTGGGTTCAAGCTCATGATATGCCAATGGCATGCATGACAAAGGAAGTGGGAATGGAGCTGTTTTCAGGTATGGAAGCGATACTTGAAGTGGAAACAGATGAAGGGGGCTGTGGCTGGGGCTGTTCCCTGAGAGCAAAAGTCGAAGTTGACATTACCAAACCACTGATCCGAGGTCGTTTCTTAACCGTTGACAATGTTAAGCGATGGATTCCTTTCAAATACGAACGCCTCCCTGCTTTCTGCTTCGCCTGCGGCTCAATCAAACATGTCAACCTTTGCTCTGGTACAAGTAGATACAACAAACAGGATGAAAGTAGCCAGTATGGCCCTTGGCTCAGGGCTATCCCTGTAAAGCCAAATGTCTTTGTTGCTAAACGTTACGGCGGAGAGACGACCCAGAAAGCTCACCACAACCACCAGGAAGGCAGCTCAGGGACAAAGACAAATGAGGAAACTCAGAAACCAGGCATAGAAAAGGTGGTCGAGCTGAGTAAGGAAATAAACCTATCACGTGATGTGAAAAACCAACGAGGGACAGTGGTGCAGGAGGAGACCTTCTCAGCACAGGTTGATGATAGGGGACAAGAGAACTGCAAGGAACCTGTGGAAAAGCAGGTGGGGGGAAAGCTAAAAAAGGAAGTTCTGCTTGATACAAGAATGAAACAGGAAATCCTGTTTAACACAAAAAAGGAAGGTGGTCCCAAGCAAGCAGACTGCTCCCTAGCTAGCCAAATCAGATCTCTCGACAACTTCATGGACCAGCAGATAAAGGCACTGGCTGAGAACAGACAAAACAAAAGGTGGAAGAGGCGAGCTCGAGATAGGTCTGTTCCCCTTGACTCTCATCTCTTtatagaaaattctaaaaatgggGGAAATAAGAGGAAAGTAGAACCTGGTTTCCTGC